From the genome of Ictalurus punctatus breed USDA103 chromosome 28, Coco_2.0, whole genome shotgun sequence, one region includes:
- the LOC128629369 gene encoding uncharacterized protein LOC128629369, producing MSPELTCLTYITLSRTHLSHLHHCLQNSPVSPISACPELTCLTYITVSRTHRSHLYQRVQNSPVSPTSLSPELTCLTYITVSRTHRSHLYQRVQNSPVSPTSLSPEHILSHLHHCFQNLPVSPTSLSPELTCLTFITVSRTHLSHPHHCLQSSLVSPTSPSPELICLTHINVSRTHRSHLHQCLQSSPVSPTSMSPELSGLTYITVSRTHLSRLHHCFQNSPVSPTSMSPELTGLTYINVSRAHLSHLHQCLQNSPVSTTSMSPELTCLTYITISLFCLYQNPLTVSIFCLYHNPLPVSLFHLSHSPSPVSLFCLSHSPSPVSLFCLSHHPSPVSLFRLSQNPLPVYTTFLYLSHCSVYPTVLHLSH from the coding sequence ATGTCTCCAGAGCTCACCTGTCTCACCTATATCACTCTCTCCAGAACTCACCTGTCTCACCTACATCACTGTCTCCAGAACTCACCGGTCTCACCTATATCAGCGTGTCCAGAACTCACCTGTCTCACCTACATCACTGTCTCCAGAACTCACCGGTCTCACCTATATCAGCGTGTCCAGAACTCACCTGTCTCACCTACATCACTGTCTCCCGAACTCACCTGTCTCACCTACATCACTGTCTCCCGAACTCACCGGTCTCACCTATATCAGCGTGTCCAGAACTCACCTGTCTCACCTACATCACTGTCTCCAGAACACATCCTGTCTCACCTACATCACTGTTTCCAGAACTTACCGGTCTCACCTACATCACTGTCTCCAGAGCTCACCTGTCTCACCTTCATCACTGTCTCCAGAACTCACCTGTCTCATCCACATCACTGTCTCCAGAGCTCACTTGTCTCACCTACATCACCGTCTCCAGAGCTCATCTGTCTCACCCACATCAATGTCTCCAGAACTCACCGGTCTCACCTACATCAATGTCTCCAGAGCTCACCTGTCTCACCTACATCAATGTCTCCAGAACTCAGCGGTCTCACGTACATCACTGTCTCCAGAACTCACCTGTCTCGCCTACATCACTGTTTCCAGAACTCACCTGTCTCACCCACATCAATGTCTCCAGAACTCACCGGTCTCACCTACATCAATGTCTCCAGAGCTCACCTGTCTCACCTACATCAATGTCTCCAGAACTCACCTGTCTCAACTACATCAATGTCTCCAGAACTCACCTGTCTCACCTACATCACTATCTCACTGTTCTGTCTATACCAAAATCCTTTAACTGTCTCAATTTTCTGTCTATACCACAATCCTTtacctgtctcactgttccATCTCTCCCACAGTCCTTCACCTGTCTCACTGTTCTGTCTATCCCACAGTCCTTCACCTGTCTCACTGTTCTGTCTATCCCACCATCCTTCACCTGTCTCACTGTTCCGTCTATCTCAAAATCCTTTACCTGTCTATACCACATTCCTTTACCTGTCTCACTGTTCTGTCTATCCCACAGTCCTTCACCTGTCTCACTGA
- the LOC108259908 gene encoding Ig heavy chain Mem5-like isoform X2: MKTVTDGAEWFKQVPGRIPQNVLFYQNGWRSPSYRSGFSSAKFTSTSSSKSDYKLIISNVEVGDSAVYYCRTWDGSAKENVFGQGTKLIVSDAALPDPVLTVLPPSSEELKSNKATLVCLASDLASGFADVRWLVNENSVTSGVITGSAQQQANKKFTLSSYLTIDSCDWENDKVITCEVSAGGKAALVKIKKSECSE; the protein is encoded by the exons ATGAAAACAGTCACAGATGGTGCAGAATGGTTCAAACAGGTTCCTGGAAGAATTCCTCAGAATGTTTTATTCTATCAAAATGGCTGGAGATCTCCTTCCTATAGATCTGGTTTCTCGTCTGCTAAATTCACATCAACATCCTCCTCTAAATCAGATTACAAACTGATTATCAGTAATGTGGAGGTGGGAGACTCGGCAGTGTATTACTGTAGGACATGGGACGGCTCTGCTAAAGAGAACGTAT TCGGCCAAGGAACAAAGCTGATCGTCAGCG ACGCTGCTCTCCCGGATCCTGTTCTGACCGTTCTCCCTCCGTCCAGTGAAGAGCTGAAGTCTAACAAAGCCACTCTAGTGTGTTTGGCCAGCGACCTGGCCAGTGGTTTTGCTGATGTGCGTTGGCTCGTGAACGAGAACTCGGTCACCAGTGGAGTCATCACCGGCTCTGCACAGCAGCAAGCCAATAAGAAATTCACACTGAGCAGCTATTTGACCATCGACAGCTGCGATTGGGAAAACGATAAAGTCATCACATGTGAAGTGTCTGCTGGAGGAAAAGCCGCGTTGGTGAAGATCAAGAAGTCCGAATGCAGCGAATGA
- the LOC108259908 gene encoding Ig heavy chain Mem5-like isoform X1, protein MLPALCSLLTALSCVSGVTVLTQKPPVLTLTRGQTATMDCNLGTVTGSAARWYKQVPGGVPQHVLRNYHGWSAPSYGSGFSSPKFTSTSSSESDYKLIISNVEVGDSAVYYCQTWDDSAKEWVFGQGTKLIVSDAALPDPVLTVLPPSSEELKSNKATLVCLASDLASGFADVRWLVNENSVTSGVITGSAQQQANKKFTLSSYLTIDSCDWENDKVITCEVSAGGKAALVKIKKSECSE, encoded by the exons ATGCTGCCAGCGCTCTGCTCTCTCCTCACTGCTCTCTCAT GTGTCAGTGGTGTGACTGTGTTGACTCAGAAGCCTCCTGTTCTCACGCTGACTCGAGGACAGACGGCCACCATGGACTGTAATCTGGGGACTGTCACTGGTAGTGCTGCACGCTGGTACAAACAGGTTCCTGGAGGAGTTCCTCAGCATGTGTTAAGAAATTATCATGGCTGGAGCGCTCCTTCCTATGGATCTGGTTTCTCGTCTCCTAAATTCACATCAACATCCTCCTCTGAATCAGATTACAAACTGATTATCAGTAATGTGGAGGTGGGAGACTCGGCAGTGTATTACTGTCAGACATGGGACGACTCTGCTAAAGAGTGGGTAT TCGGCCAAGGAACAAAGCTGATCGTCAGCG ACGCTGCTCTCCCGGATCCTGTTCTGACCGTTCTCCCTCCGTCCAGTGAAGAGCTGAAGTCTAACAAAGCCACTCTAGTGTGTTTGGCCAGCGACCTGGCCAGTGGTTTTGCTGATGTGCGTTGGCTCGTGAACGAGAACTCGGTCACCAGTGGAGTCATCACCGGCTCTGCACAGCAGCAAGCCAATAAGAAATTCACACTGAGCAGCTATTTGACCATCGACAGCTGCGATTGGGAAAACGATAAAGTCATCACATGTGAAGTGTCTGCTGGAGGAAAAGCCGCGTTGGTGAAGATCAAGAAGTCCGAATGCAGCGAATGA
- the rpl36a gene encoding 60S ribosomal protein L36a, with amino-acid sequence MVNVPKTRRTYCKKCKKHQPHKVTQYKKGKDSLYAQGKRRYDRKQSGYGGQTKPIFRKKAKTTKKIVLRLECVEPNCRSKRMLAIKRCKHFELGGDKKRKGQVIQF; translated from the exons ATG GTGAACGTGCCGAAAACTCGCAGGACTTACTGCAAGAAGTGCAAGAAGCACCAGCCTCACAAAGTCACCCAGTATAAGAAGGGAAAGGACTCCCTGTATGCCCAGG GTAAGAGGCGATACGACAGAAAGCAGAGCGGCTACGGAGGCCAGACGAAGCCTATATTCCGGAAAAAG GCCAAAACCACAAAGAAGATCGTGCTGAGGCTGGAGTGCGTGGAGCCCAACTGCCGCTCCAAGAGGATGCTGGCTATTAAGAGGTGCAAACACTTTGAGCTGGGAGGTGACAAGAAGAGAAAG GGCCAGGTCATCCAGTTCTAA